From Salipiger profundus, a single genomic window includes:
- the dnaA gene encoding chromosomal replication initiator protein DnaA, whose product MTKEQWGALQEQLSSTIGHNNYKTWIEPIEFQGLEPGGIAVFNVPTNFIGTYVSQNFGELLLAKLSTVDADVRRLKFQVANSDVRPQPRPVQPQQEPQASAAPAAASSEVLPGAPLDGRFTFDSFVVGKPNELAHAAAKRVAEGGQVTFNPLFLYGGVGLGKTHLMHAIAWELKTSRPDLNVLYLSAEQFMYRFVQALRERRMMDFKELFRSVDVLMVDDVQFIAGKDSTQEEFFHTFNALVDQNKQIIISADRAPDEIKDLENRIRSRLQSGLVVDLHPTDYELRLGILQSKVETYRQQYPALQLDAGILEFLAHRISTNVRVLEGALTRLFAFASLVGQPITMELTQDCLSDVLRASDRKISIEEIQRKVAEHYHIRLSDLIGPKRVRNFARPRQVAMYLCKQLTARSLPEIGRRFGGRDHTTVMHGVKRIEELRSQDSQIADDIELLRRALEA is encoded by the coding sequence ATGACAAAGGAACAATGGGGCGCATTGCAAGAGCAGTTGAGCAGCACCATCGGTCACAACAACTACAAGACCTGGATCGAGCCGATCGAATTCCAGGGGCTGGAACCGGGCGGCATTGCCGTCTTCAACGTTCCGACCAATTTCATCGGCACCTATGTTTCGCAGAACTTCGGCGAGCTTCTTCTGGCGAAGCTGTCGACGGTGGATGCGGATGTGCGGCGGCTGAAGTTCCAGGTCGCCAACTCGGACGTGCGTCCGCAGCCGCGCCCGGTCCAGCCGCAGCAGGAGCCGCAGGCGTCCGCGGCGCCGGCCGCCGCGAGCAGCGAGGTGCTGCCCGGCGCCCCGCTCGACGGCCGCTTCACCTTTGACAGCTTCGTCGTCGGCAAGCCGAACGAACTGGCCCATGCCGCGGCCAAGCGCGTGGCCGAGGGCGGGCAGGTCACCTTCAACCCGCTGTTCCTCTACGGTGGCGTGGGTCTCGGCAAGACGCACCTGATGCACGCCATCGCGTGGGAGCTGAAGACCAGCCGCCCGGACCTGAACGTGCTCTACCTCTCCGCAGAGCAGTTCATGTATCGTTTCGTCCAGGCGCTGCGCGAGCGCCGCATGATGGACTTCAAGGAGCTGTTCCGCTCGGTCGACGTGCTCATGGTCGACGACGTGCAGTTCATTGCCGGCAAGGATTCCACGCAGGAAGAGTTCTTCCACACGTTCAACGCGCTCGTGGACCAGAACAAGCAGATCATCATCTCGGCCGACCGTGCCCCGGACGAGATCAAGGACCTAGAGAACCGCATCCGCTCGCGGCTCCAGTCGGGCCTTGTCGTCGACCTGCATCCCACCGACTACGAGCTGCGCCTCGGCATCCTGCAATCCAAGGTCGAGACCTACCGTCAGCAATACCCCGCGCTGCAGCTCGACGCCGGGATTCTCGAGTTCCTCGCGCACCGCATCTCGACCAACGTGCGGGTGCTCGAGGGTGCGCTGACCCGGCTCTTTGCCTTTGCCTCGCTGGTCGGTCAGCCGATCACCATGGAGCTGACGCAGGACTGCCTGTCGGACGTGCTGCGCGCCTCGGACCGGAAGATCTCGATCGAGGAGATCCAGCGCAAGGTGGCCGAGCACTACCACATCCGCCTGTCCGACCTGATCGGGCCCAAGCGGGTGCGCAACTTCGCGCGGCCGCGGCAGGTGGCGATGTATCTCTGCAAGCAGCTGACCGCCCGGTCGCTGCCCGAGATCGGCCGTCGTTTCGGCGGGCGCGATCACACCACGGTCATGCACGGCGTGAAGCGGATCGAGGAGCTGCGCTCGCAGGACAGCCAGATCGCCGACGACATCGAGCTGCTGCGTCGCGCGCTCGAAGCCTGA